The Danio rerio strain Tuebingen ecotype United States chromosome 10, GRCz12tu, whole genome shotgun sequence genome contains a region encoding:
- the mcidas gene encoding multicilin isoform X1 → MQTCFYTPLPCLMQDNAVTPVNQSYNEDLLSFATGEYQSTETHLMTHEVSNHTDLDLSLELNRQLHATLRRKQEEISALKETNAHLKNLTKQTEYYATILDALTTSFQTDSLSQCTNEWLNEDHSPEHSWISLLTQEQPSDPSSTALTNSSADTQSPASEVKQHLWSSWIDLLCGDAEDCPTGSKRIRFDNELEQLDLKAQDQMVPEDVTKESTLAQDHHLTMSSERQRVNIFGAFNGFQVFTETSTVKSDINISSDGGKGLCFKTSIRDHSTVKTKVFPHGKAFTSHTLSGSCRFLWVPNES, encoded by the exons ATGCAGACCTGCTTCTACACTCCGCTGCCCTGTCTGATG CAGGATAATGCAGTGACTCCAGTCAACCAGTCTTATAATGAAGACCTTCTGAGCTTTGCCACAG GGGAGTATCAATCCACAGAAACACATTTAATGACACATGAAGTGTCCAACCACACAGATCTGGATCTCTCTTTAGAGCTCAACAGACAG CTTCATGCCACACTCAGGAGAAAGCAAGAGGAAATATCTGCCCTAAAGGAGACCAATGCTCACCTGAAAAACCTGACTAAACAGACTGAATATTACGCCACAATACTAGAt GCCCTGACAACATCGTTCCAGACAGACTCGCTGTCACAGTGCACTAATGAGTGGCTGAATGAAGATCATTCTCCAGAGCACTCCTGGATCTCTCTGCTGACTCAAGAGCAGCCATCAGATCCATCTTCCACAGCTTTAACTAACTCCAGCGCTGACACACAGAGCCCAGCATCAGAGGTCAAGCAGCATCTGTGGTCCAGCTGGATTGACCTTCTGTGTGGAGATGCTGAGGACTGTCCTACAGGCTCTAAGCGAATCAGGTTTGATAATGAACTTGAACAGCTTGATTTGAAGGCCCAGGATCAAATGGTTCCTGAGGATGTAACTAAAGAGTCAACCTTGGCTCAGGATCATCACCTTACGATGTCCTCTGAAAGGCAGAGGGTGAACATATTTGGGGCTTTTAATGGGTTTCAGGTTTTTACTGAAACCTCAACAGTCAAGTCTGATATAAACATCAGCAGCGATGGTGGGAAAGGTTTGTGTTTTAAGACCTCAATCAGAGACCATAGTACAGTAAAGACCAAGGTTTTCCCACATGGCAAGGCATTCACCTCTCACACACTAAGTGGATCCTGTCGGTTCCTTTGGGTTCCTAATGAGAGCTGA
- the mcidas gene encoding multicilin — protein sequence MQTCFYTPLPCLMDNAVTPVNQSYNEDLLSFATGEYQSTETHLMTHEVSNHTDLDLSLELNRQLHATLRRKQEEISALKETNAHLKNLTKQTEYYATILDALTTSFQTDSLSQCTNEWLNEDHSPEHSWISLLTQEQPSDPSSTALTNSSADTQSPASEVKQHLWSSWIDLLCGDAEDCPTGSKRIRFDNELEQLDLKAQDQMVPEDVTKESTLAQDHHLTMSSERQRVNIFGAFNGFQVFTETSTVKSDINISSDGGKGLCFKTSIRDHSTVKTKVFPHGKAFTSHTLSGSCRFLWVPNES from the exons ATGCAGACCTGCTTCTACACTCCGCTGCCCTGTCTGATG GATAATGCAGTGACTCCAGTCAACCAGTCTTATAATGAAGACCTTCTGAGCTTTGCCACAG GGGAGTATCAATCCACAGAAACACATTTAATGACACATGAAGTGTCCAACCACACAGATCTGGATCTCTCTTTAGAGCTCAACAGACAG CTTCATGCCACACTCAGGAGAAAGCAAGAGGAAATATCTGCCCTAAAGGAGACCAATGCTCACCTGAAAAACCTGACTAAACAGACTGAATATTACGCCACAATACTAGAt GCCCTGACAACATCGTTCCAGACAGACTCGCTGTCACAGTGCACTAATGAGTGGCTGAATGAAGATCATTCTCCAGAGCACTCCTGGATCTCTCTGCTGACTCAAGAGCAGCCATCAGATCCATCTTCCACAGCTTTAACTAACTCCAGCGCTGACACACAGAGCCCAGCATCAGAGGTCAAGCAGCATCTGTGGTCCAGCTGGATTGACCTTCTGTGTGGAGATGCTGAGGACTGTCCTACAGGCTCTAAGCGAATCAGGTTTGATAATGAACTTGAACAGCTTGATTTGAAGGCCCAGGATCAAATGGTTCCTGAGGATGTAACTAAAGAGTCAACCTTGGCTCAGGATCATCACCTTACGATGTCCTCTGAAAGGCAGAGGGTGAACATATTTGGGGCTTTTAATGGGTTTCAGGTTTTTACTGAAACCTCAACAGTCAAGTCTGATATAAACATCAGCAGCGATGGTGGGAAAGGTTTGTGTTTTAAGACCTCAATCAGAGACCATAGTACAGTAAAGACCAAGGTTTTCCCACATGGCAAGGCATTCACCTCTCACACACTAAGTGGATCCTGTCGGTTCCTTTGGGTTCCTAATGAGAGCTGA